The genomic window ATTTCTCATCCCTGGATTGTTCCAACCTTCACGCTGGCAGTTCGTCATTCTTTCTACATCTTCCCGAAAATCTTCAATTACAAAGCAGGAGTGTTGAAGAACGTCGCCCGATCGAACATATAATTTATATCTGGCTTCCACAAACTAGGAACAATTACATTAGCATGTCCATGATCTGCGTTCGTCCTTCAAATCTGCTGAGGTAGTTCAATTGACATAAAGAGCATTCACTCCTCAAGCCTTGATTGGACTCCATCCTACCACCAGGACAACGGACCAAATCCAGATTCCGCAATGCTTGCCTATCAAAGAACGCAAAACCCAGTAAGTCAACAAGAACAACAAACAATAACAGCATAGCAAAGAAGGAAAGCTAAAATGATCAGTAGTTCATAAATTTATTCTAAGAGCCAACTTTGCAATTTATGTTAATATGAACCTTGGTTACACAAGGTGACGCAAGAAACATACATTTCCTCTCCACTTAATGCAACTATTTCCTTGtttcaattttataaatatatgtatccaACTCGTTGGTAAAACTGGAATTGCGGTTTGTCATGCAGCAGCCGCTACTAATGATGAGGTAATTTATACATGAATAGAGGGCTTAGAATTCATTAAGAAAGTAGTCAAAATCCAGAATGACTCTGATCCAAcaataaatcaacaaaataaaaaggcaatagaaacaaagcaaaaactTAGTTGCCCCTCCAGGCGTGCTAAAGCCAGGTTACTTTCTCCCAGGTCATGCAAGTGGTTTTAGTGTCATTCCAAGAAGAGTGCAAGAGGCCATTTCATTCTTGCCATCCATGAAACTTTTGTGTGGCAAAACATTTTATACGGCAAACATTTTCTATGCAATACGCTTAATTGATAGGAAAAAGAACAAGCAAAACCTATTTCCCATGTTTGACtgtttcaaggaaaaaaaattcttattaAAACTTTAATTAATAATCCAAATCAAACACATTTCCAGTTCCACCGTGCAGAACAACATTAACGGATGCATCAAGTGCCATCAGAGGTGTTGACAACCCATGGACGTTGTATTTCCCCATGTGGAACTTCCATATAGTCAAGTTACCTTACCTTGAAAAACATAAttctttcataaaatttaatttaagtcCAGATAAACAATGCACAGGAACTGAGACAGAGAGAAACTTGTAACAACAGTTTTCAGGTGCCTTCATCATCTAACAATTTTCTGTAAAAGAAGTACAGAAAAATACAACAAACCTATCAGACCAAATGCCTATAGATCAATTCAAGTGTCTCCAGTACTTATAGTTTCTGTTGCTTTCTTCAATGGATATGCATTAAAACCAGCAATTGGCCCTGATGAGtttaaagagaaaaggagcCAGGTCTTTTGGTTTAGACAAAAGTCTTTCCCTCTAACAGGCCTCGTTCATACAAGGCACAACTTGTGTCTTTGGCAAAACCGTTCCTAAAAATGCTAGGTCCCACCTATTTTTCCTATTTCTCTCAAACAACGCAAAACTTTTATTGGGCAAAGATCTccttatttaattaaaaaatgacaaaggtCTTAAAATTTTTCCCTATCAATTAAGCATGCAAAACTTTTGCTACACAAAAGAGTATGCCTGGAAAAAGTTTTGCTATGCAAAAGAAAAGCATTTAGCCTTTTGTCTTGAATCAAACAGACCACTAGAgagaaaaactttaaaaagtaaGCAAAGAAGAACCAAAAGGCAAAATTTTTGCCCTTACTTATTGGtagaaataagaaatataaGCAGGGTCCATCtcttttgccaattttttttaccGAAGGCAAAAGTTTTGCCTTGTTATTGATCCCATGATTATATAAGGCAAACTCTAATCACCATGGTGATCACAGCAAAACTAGCTTGcaaggaacaataaaaaaatagaaaaaaaaggaaaaaatattaattaatcaCGATTAGGGGTTTGTAATCACATGCCactcattcaaaaaaaattgtgcacttTAAGTAGGGCTGCAACATAATAAGACGGTTTTGGATCACAGATCCAATTACAGGATCCAAATATAAGATAAAAAGaataatataaagaaacaaatagCACCGCATCAATCTCCCCAGGATAAAGAAGTCGACATTTGGTGACTGTCCGTTGCAATGATGGAGATGAGTCGCCATGAAGAGACTGCACCTTAGACTGCTTTGAGTAGGTACATAGAGGTACAACTGTTTGTTGAAGTTGGGCTAAACCAAAGACCCATACCAAAAGTGCACTACCTATACCTATGTCTCGCTATGGCCTGCTGTCAAGGTGCAACCTGTATATGACTGGTCTGCTAGGTTATCCAAGATCTGAAGTATCAATTGGATCCCAGTATGGAAACAAATCTTCAACACTAAAGACAGGAGAAATGTTTCAATCTTTTGGGAGTTCAAGCACATATTCATGGGAATCCAGTAAGGGCCAAATTTATGAGGACTGAATTTGTTATACATGCCAACTgcaaaacactaaaaaaaacagaaatagaTCCATACTAactgacaaaaatgaaaattttggaagtgCACTTTTGACATTGAACTCTTGGTTCAGACCAACCTCAAGAAGCGGTTGTACCTCTTCTTACATACTCGAAGCAGTCCAAACTCCAAAGGTAGTCTCTTCACGATAACTCATCAACATCATTAAGCCGACTTCTGCAACCTGAGGAGATTGATGCAATATCTTTTCGtttatttatattattgttttatCTTGTATTCTGTGATCGAAGACCGTCTTATAATGTTGCAACCCCACTTAAATGGCACGATTATTTCTTTAGTAAAATGGCATGTGACTACAATTTTAACCATAATCATAATTAATtcattttgttcctttctttatattttacattgttttgtgCTATCTCATTTTATTTGGTGTGATGTCCATGGGGATTAGAGTTTGCCCTCTAATCTGCATCGGTTATCAAACAGAGCCTAAAGGAAAATAAGTGACAACAGTCTCAACATTCATCTCAATCAACCTGATGACAAGTAAATAAATCAGGGTAAGTAAATCTAACCAGACGTACCAAAGTCCTCATGAGAAGGACGAATCAAATCCAATCAGTTTTTTGAACTCGAATTGAGTAACTGATTAAAAGTGAAACTATGGAAATTTGTGTTATACATAGCACACTCATAAATTAAGGTCCACTATGAGGACCAGTCATACATTTGAGCAAATGCACACATTTTATCCCCCTTTCAAATAACTGATGCAAGGACAAAACCAGCTATAATTCAACTTGGAAATCACCAAGACAAACGAATGTCACAGTAGCATCTAGAGACATCAGTCTCCAAACTATGTCCTCTCCTTAAGGAAACTGCCCACCAAGGGGAAAGTCATGAAAAAGCTTCTGAATGTATGAATTGGACATATCTAGCCAATATTGAACATAAGCACATTACAAAGTTTTTCCACAAGGCGTTTCTATGGCTCATTATCTTCATGTAAATTTCTTCTACAAAATAGCCCATAAACCCATCACTTCAGCAATTTGAGCTACATACTATCCAATACCTGAATGCTAAAACATAACAACTATTTCTGCTTGGAAACTTATTTTGCATCAACATGCAGGAATGCAATTGAACAATCATCATGGCATTGTGAAAGTTCCTTTTAAAACAAAACGGCAATGACAATTTCGCATCACTCGCAAGTACCATCATATCACAAATGTTACTATACATGTTATAACCCTACAATTTCTAAGTACCGAAGCATATCATAAATGTCACAATTTGTGCTACGGGTCTATGAGGGATACAAATACAAGACACAGAAGAAATGAGTTTCCAGGGTGTACAATGTTGTCTGGTATAATTTATGATATGATCACAGGTCCTACATGGTGCATGATATGTATTTGGCTTTACACCTTGGAATACAAAAAAGATGACaaagcttttctttctttttcagcttGAAGTTACACGAACTCCATTAAAACCAAGTGCACCATGGGAGAAATTCTTACACATCTAAGGCAAACAATAAAATCTAAGCTTGATCTTTGGGCGTCctggattcttttttttttttaacttatttgtatcctcaaaatattaaaagaagcTTGAAATTTTATGATGACTGAGTCGTTCAAGAAGTTTCTTATTGCATGATaaagtttatttatttgatATCAATTAAAGACTGGATTAAtctagttttaaaaattttaattatttcaaatgaaaaagcGATGCTATttgaaacatatatttttttattactgtaTATTCAACACTTTATGCAATTCATGGCTGTTTGGATGTAAAAGTTTATGGTTCTGTAGAAGATGtaattttttcctcctttttcaaaCTTTTCCCATTGCcatattttaaaatgttcctgaataaacttttttattttaacaacgCATTATGTTACAATATAATACATAATTTACTATAACCCAATCAATTATGGGTTTTAATACACATTTTACAAGACTGGATAACGGTGTGATATTTTTGGAAAGGCACATGGAGAATTAGGGTTTAAAACAGGTCCAGATCCATGGCTTGACAGAAGAACAGAAGCACAAGAGAAATTTTACGCATCATAGATTCATAATTGTGCCTGAGATAGAAAAATCGCATTCTTCAACTCATAAAAAGCAAAGTCTTCATGAAATTTTGGGGGATTTATATACCACAAGAAATTCAAGCATTGATGGCAGATAAATCCTCTAATATACTACTCATAAGAGTAAATATAAACTTACACTGATCAGCATAGGAGAAAATGGTTTTGCATCTTTTTCCTGCTCAATTGGGATGGGAGGATATTTCACACCAGTAACACGAAAACGTACCTGAAAATATGAAGCAAAGTAATGAGTCATACACCTAGATGAATGTGGCTGAATTTTAATGATAGCACTGACAGCCTGACCTCTTCACCTGGTTGCAGTACCAGATCTACTGTCTCACCATCAACTTCCAAAGCCCAAACCCACAAGCCATCATCATTCCTGCAACATAAGAATGCATAAAAGTGCATAATATGTCACAGATAAAAAGCAGATAAGAGTATTACAAGGACTACATTGATTCTTTCAGTAGATAAAGGAGATCATAAGAGCAATTGGTCCGTACAATTTAGATGGCTGTGGAAGAGCATCATTTGGTACATGTATATCTTCAAAAAATCCTAGAGACACTATTATACACACTCGGTAAGAGCACAGACAccacaaatataaaaaattgcattctgttaaaatataataaaaaacaaaaacagaaaatgaacaaCACGTACATATGAAACCTAATAGATTTAGGTCATGCTTAATCGTGTTAATGTTCAGCTTGCACGGATTAAACAGTTTGAAAAACTTTCCTGCAAAAGGTCACAATTTCTATACCGATTTTTCCGTGACTTTATGGGTCAATGGACTATGCATTATGCAAAGCTAAAAACAGTGTAAAAATCAAGACGTATAGAAAAAGTGATGCTCCTACTTACAACATAAACCCGTACTATCAGAACTCTTTATCTTGCCAACGATAACTTCTCCCACAAAAGGCCGAAACATGACCACCCCAAGCACAACCTACATTCCAGttgaaaaatttaaattcaatataGTTAGTATTCAGATGATCTATTCACTTAGTAGTCAAAATCGCAAGCAAATTTGATAATACAGAAACATGCTACTTATTACTAATCTCCAagtaaaagaggaaaagatgacGATTTTCACCATCATGATAGGATTACTTTAATCGGAAAACTTTCACTCACCGTATACGTTGAAGCTCCTTCTCCAGGTAAGATGAAGCCACCATCTATCGATTTAAGGCCATAAATCGAAACACAGAGCCCCAAATCTTTAATAACCTAAAATTCCCACCAAGAAAGGACGAAAAAGAACAATGACTATCCGAATAAAATAGATTCTGAATTATAAATTGAAAGACAGTTTAAACAATTCCACTACATGGATCTTTTATTACCAAATATCAAAAACACCAGCATCTCCGCCATGGCTACATTTTTTCCTCCGGAATAAGAAC from Nymphaea colorata isolate Beijing-Zhang1983 chromosome 6, ASM883128v2, whole genome shotgun sequence includes these protein-coding regions:
- the LOC116255407 gene encoding uncharacterized protein LOC116255407 isoform X1, with product MFFLNVLEHTLQLPPDRHGRPLDQTLMEELEKLFVDKVIKDLGLCVSIYGLKSIDGGFILPGEGASTYTVVLGVVMFRPFVGEVIVGKIKSSDSTGLCLSLGFFEDIHVPNDALPQPSKLNDDGLWVWALEVDGETVDLVLQPGEEVRFRVTGVKYPPIPIEQEKDAKPFSPMLISASIAESGFGPLSWW
- the LOC116255407 gene encoding uncharacterized protein LOC116255407 isoform X2; the protein is MFFLNVLEHTLQLPPDRHGRPLDQTLMEELEKLFVDKVIKDLGLCVSIYGLKSIDGGFILPGEGASTYTVVLGVVMFRPFVGEVIVGKIKSSDSTGLCLSLGFFEDIHVPNDALPQPSKLNDDGLWVWALEVDGETVDLVLQPGTFSCYWCEISSHPN